Proteins found in one Clostridium kluyveri DSM 555 genomic segment:
- a CDS encoding phosphate ABC transporter substrate-binding protein, translating to MNIRIRRGFLATMAIVLTMGIFTGCGGNNSTEEGDKSSNQELSGSITLAGSTALQPLAEQIGKTFSEKNPKVTVNVQGGGSGTGLNLALQGTANIGNSDVTAESKLDADQAKQLVDHKVCAIGFAVVVNPNVGVDSLTKEQIQKIFTGEVTNWKDLGGSDMKINVINRTKSSGTRATFKDTVMGGKEEKEGLGTTQDSNGNVENAIKTTEGSISYLALSYLTDAVKDNVKALKIEDVEASSENIISGKYPFWSHEHMYTKREAEGVTKAYIDYVLSDENKETIKKLGYIPMSDMK from the coding sequence ATGAATATAAGAATACGAAGAGGTTTTTTAGCAACTATGGCTATTGTACTGACTATGGGAATATTCACAGGCTGTGGAGGAAATAATAGTACGGAAGAGGGAGATAAGAGCAGTAATCAGGAATTATCCGGTTCAATAACTTTGGCAGGTTCTACTGCGCTTCAGCCACTGGCAGAACAAATAGGTAAAACATTTTCAGAAAAAAATCCAAAGGTAACTGTTAATGTCCAGGGAGGAGGAAGCGGTACAGGATTAAATTTGGCACTGCAGGGTACGGCAAATATAGGAAATTCTGATGTAACTGCAGAATCCAAGCTGGATGCAGATCAAGCAAAGCAGCTGGTAGATCATAAAGTTTGTGCTATAGGCTTTGCAGTAGTAGTAAATCCTAATGTAGGAGTTGATTCTCTGACTAAAGAACAGATACAGAAGATATTTACAGGAGAAGTCACTAATTGGAAGGACTTAGGCGGAAGTGATATGAAAATAAATGTTATAAACAGGACTAAGTCATCAGGCACCAGAGCTACATTTAAAGATACTGTAATGGGTGGAAAAGAGGAAAAAGAAGGACTTGGAACAACACAAGACTCCAATGGAAATGTTGAAAATGCAATTAAGACCACAGAAGGATCTATAAGCTATTTAGCACTATCTTATTTAACAGATGCAGTTAAGGACAATGTTAAAGCTTTAAAAATAGAAGATGTTGAAGCTAGTTCAGAAAATATAATTTCAGGTAAATATCCATTTTGGTCTCATGAACATATGTATACAAAGAGAGAAGCTGAAGGTGTGACAAAAGCATATATAGATTATGTATTAAGTGATGAAAATAAAGAAACCATAAAGAAGCTTGGATATATCCCTATGAGTGATATGAAATAG
- the pstC gene encoding phosphate ABC transporter permease subunit PstC — MTNIEKKSLWYKLKTEYIGRFFATFCGAMIIVLTLSIIFFITSKGMATFVKRGYPLWEFLFSSKWAPDGNAPKLGALIFFAGSTFVSLGAVIISAPISIALAVFMHYISPRIGSKILQPSLELFVGIPSVVYGWIGFSVLIPFLKNSFHGIGFSLIAGILVLSIMILPTISSISADAVKTIPKSYMEASYGLGATRWQTISKVIVPSAKNGILTGVVLGLARAFGEALAVQMVIGNTIKFPSGLLSPTSTMTSILTMDMGNTVSGTAWNDALWSLALFLLIISFVFILIIKAIGKRSEVKR, encoded by the coding sequence ATGACAAATATAGAAAAAAAGTCATTATGGTATAAACTAAAAACAGAATATATAGGCAGATTTTTTGCTACATTTTGTGGAGCTATGATTATAGTTCTTACTTTAAGTATAATATTTTTTATAACTTCAAAAGGTATGGCCACTTTTGTAAAAAGGGGATATCCTCTATGGGAATTTTTATTTAGTTCTAAATGGGCACCAGACGGCAATGCTCCAAAGCTTGGAGCACTTATATTTTTTGCAGGGTCTACCTTTGTTTCTTTAGGGGCGGTTATAATAAGTGCTCCCATAAGTATAGCCCTTGCTGTATTTATGCATTACATATCTCCTAGGATAGGTTCTAAAATATTGCAGCCTTCGCTGGAATTATTTGTAGGTATACCCTCTGTAGTATATGGATGGATAGGATTTAGCGTACTTATACCATTTTTAAAGAACAGTTTTCATGGAATTGGCTTTAGTTTAATAGCAGGTATATTGGTTCTAAGTATAATGATACTACCTACCATATCCAGTATATCTGCAGATGCAGTAAAAACTATTCCAAAAAGTTACATGGAGGCATCTTATGGATTAGGGGCAACCAGATGGCAGACCATAAGTAAAGTAATAGTTCCCTCTGCTAAAAATGGCATACTTACAGGAGTGGTATTAGGACTCGCTAGAGCTTTCGGAGAAGCTTTGGCAGTACAAATGGTAATAGGAAATACCATAAAATTTCCGAGTGGTCTTTTAAGTCCTACATCTACTATGACTAGTATTTTAACCATGGATATGGGAAATACAGTGTCTGGGACTGCATGGAATGATGCACTATGGTCTCTGGCATTGTTTCTTTTAATAATTTCTTTTGTATTTATTTTAATAATAAAGGCCATTGGAAAAAGGAGTGAGGTTAAAAGATGA